In Microvirga sp. 17 mud 1-3, the genomic window AGCGTCTCGGAGTCGAGTGCGGCGCTTGGATCCGACACGACGATCCCGACACTCGCCGTCACCCGCTCGCCCACTCCGTGAGGGTGTGGCATGGCGGCTTCCGCGACGGCCTTTCGGATCGAGCGGGCGACGTCCGTGGCGCCGGCCTTGTCGGTGTCCGGAAGGATCAGCGCGAATTCCTCGCCGCCATAACGGGCGGCCACGTCGTCAGGCCGACGAACAGCGGATCCCAGAATGCGGCCGAAAACCCGCAGCACGTCGTCCCCTGCCTGATGGCCCCGCGCGTCGTTCAGGAGTTTGAAATAATCCAGGTCGATGAGCAGGAGCGAGAGCGGCGTCACGATCCTTCTGGCCCTCAGGACGGCACGATCGAGGGCCGTGTCGAAGCCTCTGCCGTTCCGGAGGCCCGTGAGCGCACAGGTCTCGGCAAGGTGAGCGAGTTCGCGGTTGTGCCGCCACAGCTCGAGCTCGTCCATCGCCACCGCGCCGAGATCGGTCAGCGCGCCAAGGTCCACCTGCGAGGCGTCCTGCGCGTCACGCTTGAGCACACACAGGGACGCAACGGCCGCGCCATCCTCCGTCAACAAAGGCACGCCGGCATAGAAGCGGAACGGAAGGTAAGGGACAACGGGGTGTCCATCGAGCCGCGGATCCGTTCTCATGTCGCCGAAAACGAGCGGCTCGCCGGACGCGATCACGATCTGGCAGACGCTCTTGTCCCGCTCGATCCAGGGCGCAACGCCATCAGAGGTCGCGGACTTCATCCACTGGTAGCGCTCGTCGATAAAGCCCAGGAAGGCGACATCCGCTTGATAGAAGCGGGCGGCAAGGCGCGTCACCCGGTCGAAGCGCTCGTCCCTGGGCGTATCCATGATTCCGCAGGCATGGAGAAATTCGAGCCGCGCGTTTTCATTGGCCGGCGGCGGAGGTACGACGAACACTCCAAACTCCTCTAAGGCTCTAAAAGGCCTATAGGGGCTCTCGGCCCAGGTCTCAAGCAGCGCAGGAAACAGGCCACCGCTCCATCCTCGTCCCGGATCTCAAGCCGGGAGCCCACTTTCCGTATGGCAATCGTCGCGGAGGAAACGGGCCGCTCATCGATGGCAATGGTAGCCGCCTGCCTTCCGGTCATGATGACATCCGTTCCGGTCGAGCCCGCCGGGATGGGCATAGGCGGTACCGAGAGTGGCCAGGATGAGAAGGGCTGCCCCGAGACATTTCATGTTCGCCTCCTGACGTTCCGTTCGACGTCGAGGAGATTGATTCAACTTATGCGGGCGATTCGCAACATTGCATCTACAAGTTATATTCTTACGCAGCGTCACGGCTGGACCGGACCTGGAGGGCCCGAGACGCCCTGCAATGTCAGGAGTGGCCTTCGCTCCCACACGCCTCGACGAAGGCTGCGAGGCCGGTCCGCAGGGCCTGCGCAATCTCCGGTTCGTCAGCACTTCTGTTGCGCAGCTCCACCGCCACGTCCGCCTCCGGCACGAGCCGTGCCGACATGGTGGTAAGCACTTCCCGCAAGGCGGCCTGGGCATGCGAGGCGCGGGGCGACGTGTTGATGAGCATCACGGGCTTGCCCGGAAAGTCCGGCATGCCGACGAGCCAATCGAGCGCGTTCTTGAAGCTGCCCGGAATGCCGTGCGCATATTCGGGACAGGCGATCACCACCCCATCCGCCGCCGCCACCTGCCGCCGCAGCTCCACGACGCTCTCCGGCAACGCGCTCATCTCCACGTCATGGTTGAAATGGGGCAGGGCGCCGATGCCGTCATACAGCGCAACTGCGACACCCTCCGGCGCAAGCTTCTGCAGCGCACGCAATGCGCCGGTGTTAAGCGAGCCCGCGCGCAGGCTGCCGGAGAGGGCGAGGAGGTGCATCAGCTAGTCTAAAGTTATTGGCAATGCAGACTGAGCATTATTAACTTTCCGGCCAATTGTTCCTCAGATCTTCTGCAAATGTGCGGGCGTTAGCGAGTTCAGGATCCTGGCTGAGATCGCGCTGGAGTACCTCCGTAACCCATGC contains:
- a CDS encoding YHYH domain-containing protein yields the protein MKCLGAALLILATLGTAYAHPGGLDRNGCHHDRKAGGYHCHR
- a CDS encoding sensor domain-containing diguanylate cyclase; its protein translation is MFVVPPPPANENARLEFLHACGIMDTPRDERFDRVTRLAARFYQADVAFLGFIDERYQWMKSATSDGVAPWIERDKSVCQIVIASGEPLVFGDMRTDPRLDGHPVVPYLPFRFYAGVPLLTEDGAAVASLCVLKRDAQDASQVDLGALTDLGAVAMDELELWRHNRELAHLAETCALTGLRNGRGFDTALDRAVLRARRIVTPLSLLLIDLDYFKLLNDARGHQAGDDVLRVFGRILGSAVRRPDDVAARYGGEEFALILPDTDKAGATDVARSIRKAVAEAAMPHPHGVGERVTASVGIVVSDPSAALDSETLIARADTALYRAKQSGRDCCVVDE
- a CDS encoding NADPH-dependent FMN reductase, translating into MHLLALSGSLRAGSLNTGALRALQKLAPEGVAVALYDGIGALPHFNHDVEMSALPESVVELRRQVAAADGVVIACPEYAHGIPGSFKNALDWLVGMPDFPGKPVMLINTSPRASHAQAALREVLTTMSARLVPEADVAVELRNRSADEPEIAQALRTGLAAFVEACGSEGHS